Genomic window (Thermodesulfobacteriota bacterium):
TTTCAGGGCATCCGGATGCGGACGCGGTTCGCGTTTTCCGGTTTAAAAACAATAGCATTCCGGCTGAAATTTGGCAAACGCCGGATGGGACGCCGCTGGGAAAATATAAAGATAAGGCCGGGAGGCAACCCATCCAGCACTCCCGGCCTTATCTTTTATTCGGAACATAATCATTTGTTTGTGATGGTGTTGATGAAGCAAACGATGCCGTCATCACCCCCGTCACCGTCTCCAAACACCTCATCCATAAAGCCGTTGCAGTTGTTGTCAATCAGGTCGCCCCTTATTTCCTCTGCCCCGGGATTTATGGAAGGATCGGTGTCGTCGCAGTCATCACCCACGCAGTAGCCGTCCCCGTCGGCGTCAGTGCAGCAGTCTTCATCAATGGAGCCGTCACAGTCATTGTCGATGCCGTCGTTGCAGGCTTCCGCCGCGGCCGGATGGACAGCGGCGTTGTTGTCATCGCAGTCCACATCCGCGCAATACCCGTCTCCATCCGCATTGACGCAGGTGTCGCAGCCTTCATCAACGGCGCCGTTACAGTTATTGTCGATGCCGTCGTTGCAGACTTCCATGGCTGCCGGATGCACGGCGGCGTTGTCATCTTCGCACTCTTCGCAGGCGTAATAACCGTCATCGTCGGCATCCAGATCGGGAATATCGCAGCCGCAGGCGCCGGGCGCGACCTTATCGGCGTCATCCGGGCATTCGTCATTGCAGTCCATGGTCCCATCCAGGTCGCTGTCGTTGTCGGCTACGCCGCAGCCGCAGATACCGACGATCATTTTATTCGGGTCGTCCGGGCAGGCGTCATGGCAGTCCGGAGAGGCATCCCCGTCCCTGTCCGTGTCCGCCGTGCCGCACCCGCAGAGGCCGGGAGCCGTTTTGGCCGGATCACTCGGGCAGCCGTCGTTACAGTCTTCCACCCCGTCAAAATCCCTGTCCGTATCCGGCGTGCCGCAACCGCAGATACCCGGATCGGTTTTCAACGGATCATAAGGACAGCCGTCGGTCAGATCCGGCTCGCCGTCTCCGTCCGTGTCCGGAAGATATTCATCCGCGCCCATATCCGGCGTGGCATCGCGGGGGTTGTCGTCAATATCAGTAGCCGGCGCGCCGGTCGCCGTTCCCGTGTCAATGCAGGGCGAACCTTCCAGAAGGTGCACGTCGCCCGCGGTGGTGGGCGCGCCGGCAGGATCAGGCGGGGAAACGAACAGAGGATCGGCATCGATATTACCGCCCAGGTCGGTACCCAGAGCCGTATTCCATGAGGCACTCCCGCCGCTGCCTTTGATATCGCAGTAAGTGAAGGTCGCCTTGGAAGAGCTATTGAATATGGGGGAATCATTCCAGACGATGCAGTTGATCATATGCGGCGGAATGACTTGAGGGCCGCTTCCAAATCCTATCGTACTATACAGATTGTAAATTTCGTTACCCCTGAAAGTACTGCTGGCTTTGTTGCCGCTGAAGGTACAGTTAGTCAGGACCGGACTGACTTCGCAGTAGCAAAAGCTGTAATTATACATGGCGCCGCCATAAATAGCGCTGTTGCCGCTGAAAACGCAGTTGGTCAAAACCGGATTGAC
Coding sequences:
- a CDS encoding MopE-related protein, whose protein sequence is MKNNQKNRFAVFVFLALFCLSFLLMPVHAGATVFYVDKDATGAGNGTSWADAFIYLQDALAAFAVANPGPAITGDEIWVAAGTYYPDEGSGQTDNNRYSTFTLPKYARLYGGFDGTDGIGGGALEAFLSQRDPGANVTVLSGDLTQNDIGFTNNTENAYHVVTVNIASGRYVLDGFTVKAGYTAGAGGGIYISSITPTSLEIKNCTITMNYAGTDGGGMYVSSYASPILTNCIFTENTAGDSGGAIYVGENLVMGLNCNPVLTDCSFRANTAYYGGAMYNDGFFTDGEVNPVLTNCVFSGNSAIYGGAMYNYSFCYCEVSPVLTNCTFSGNKASSTFRGNEIYNLYSTIGFGSGPQVIPPHMINCIVWNDSPIFNSSSKATFTYCDIKGSGGSASWNTALGTDLGGNIDADPLFVSPPDPAGAPTTAGDVHLLEGSPCIDTGTATGAPATDIDDNPRDATPDMGADEYLPDTDGDGEPDLTDGCPYDPLKTDPGICGCGTPDTDRDFDGVEDCNDGCPSDPAKTAPGLCGCGTADTDRDGDASPDCHDACPDDPNKMIVGICGCGVADNDSDLDGTMDCNDECPDDADKVAPGACGCDIPDLDADDDGYYACEECEDDNAAVHPAAMEVCNDGIDNNCNGAVDEGCDTCVNADGDGYCADVDCDDNNAAVHPAAAEACNDGIDNDCDGSIDEDCCTDADGDGYCVGDDCDDTDPSINPGAEEIRGDLIDNNCNGFMDEVFGDGDGGDDGIVCFINTITNK